From the genome of Pseudomonas sp. Teo4, one region includes:
- a CDS encoding patatin-like phospholipase family protein, whose product MTPTTGLILSGGGARAAYQVGVLAGIAELLPPGAPNPFPVIVGTSAGAINAVTLASGATRFTETVHRLTAFWQNFRSHLVLRSDWPGVIRQASRFVAHNLAGLGGPVPVALLDNRPLRRLLHSHLDLDGIGHALASEQLRAVAVTAFGYESGQAVTFYQGRGTIESWLRHRRIGVPTALTIDHLLASAAIPLLFAPVRLGEEYFGDGAVRQSAPISPALHLGASKVLVVGVSGNPQRPSPPLPTQRVFSGQQPSLAQIGGHMLNSTFIDSLEDDIELLQRLNHLSHLLPAHLDARRLGLAPIDVLVVAPSQPLDEIAARHRRELPAALRLFLRGPGATRTSGAGVLSYLLFEASYCSELIELGRRDALAKRRELCQFLGI is encoded by the coding sequence ATGACCCCAACCACCGGCCTGATCCTCTCTGGCGGCGGTGCCCGTGCCGCCTATCAGGTCGGTGTGCTGGCCGGCATCGCCGAACTGCTGCCTCCCGGTGCCCCCAACCCGTTCCCGGTCATCGTCGGCACTTCGGCCGGCGCCATCAACGCCGTGACCCTGGCCAGCGGCGCCACACGCTTCACCGAAACGGTGCACCGCCTTACCGCGTTCTGGCAGAACTTTCGCAGCCACCTGGTGCTGCGCAGCGACTGGCCCGGTGTCATCCGTCAGGCCAGCCGTTTCGTCGCGCATAACCTGGCAGGGCTGGGCGGGCCAGTTCCGGTCGCGCTGCTGGACAACCGCCCACTGCGTCGTCTGCTGCATTCACATCTGGACCTGGATGGCATCGGCCATGCCTTGGCCAGCGAACAACTGCGCGCCGTGGCGGTCACCGCATTCGGCTACGAATCCGGGCAGGCGGTGACCTTCTACCAAGGCCGCGGCACCATCGAATCGTGGTTACGCCACCGACGCATCGGTGTGCCCACGGCCTTGACCATTGATCACCTGCTGGCCAGCGCGGCCATCCCGCTGCTGTTCGCGCCGGTGCGGCTGGGCGAGGAATACTTCGGCGACGGTGCGGTGCGCCAGTCCGCGCCCATCAGCCCGGCCTTGCACCTGGGCGCCAGCAAGGTGTTGGTGGTGGGTGTCAGTGGTAACCCCCAGCGGCCGTCGCCGCCGCTGCCAACCCAGCGGGTGTTCAGTGGCCAGCAGCCAAGCCTGGCGCAGATCGGTGGGCACATGCTCAACAGCACGTTCATCGACAGCCTGGAAGACGACATCGAGTTGCTCCAGCGCCTCAACCACCTCAGCCACCTGTTGCCTGCCCACCTGGATGCTCGGCGCCTGGGGCTGGCGCCGATCGATGTGCTGGTGGTTGCGCCCAGCCAGCCGCTGGACGAGATCGCCGCGCGGCATCGGCGTGAGCTGCCGGCGGCGTTGCGGCTGTTCCTGCGTGGTCCGGGGGCGACCCGGACCAGCGGGGCGGGGGTGTTGAGCTACCTGCTGTTCGAGGCCAGTTATTGCAGTGAACTGATCGAACTGGGGCGGCGTGATGCCTTGGCCAAGCGCCGGGAGTTGTGTCAGTTCCTGGGGATTTGA
- a CDS encoding VacJ family lipoprotein — translation MVKKLLLVTALLAAGNTLAAETAPRASVVEADPVVTPESDGFLDPLRALKFNPGLDQREFERSTLEALNIYDPLESINRRIYHFNYRFDQWVLLPLVDGYRYITPSFVRTGVSNFFNNLGDVPNLANSVLQLKAKRSAQITARLMFNTIIGVGGLWDPATKMGLPRQSEDFGQTLGFYGVPDGPYIMLPILGPSNLRDTTGTVVDYAGEQAANYLNVAEVSTDHPEIFALRAVDKRYTTNFRYGQLNSPFEYEKVRYVYTQARKLQIAE, via the coding sequence GTGGTTAAGAAACTGCTGCTTGTCACCGCCCTGCTCGCTGCCGGCAACACCTTGGCCGCTGAGACGGCGCCACGGGCCAGCGTTGTAGAGGCTGACCCGGTTGTTACCCCAGAATCCGACGGTTTTCTCGACCCACTGCGCGCGCTGAAATTCAACCCCGGGCTCGACCAGCGCGAATTCGAACGCTCGACCCTGGAAGCCTTGAACATCTATGACCCGCTGGAGTCGATCAACCGGCGCATCTACCACTTCAACTACCGCTTCGACCAATGGGTGCTGCTGCCGCTGGTCGACGGGTATCGCTACATCACCCCAAGCTTCGTGCGTACTGGCGTAAGCAACTTCTTCAACAACCTGGGTGATGTACCGAACCTGGCCAACAGCGTGCTGCAACTCAAGGCCAAGCGCTCGGCGCAGATCACTGCCCGACTGATGTTCAACACGATCATCGGCGTTGGCGGGTTGTGGGACCCGGCGACCAAGATGGGCCTTCCACGCCAGAGCGAAGATTTCGGCCAGACCCTGGGGTTCTATGGCGTACCTGACGGGCCTTACATCATGCTGCCGATCCTGGGGCCGTCGAACCTGCGCGACACCACCGGGACTGTGGTGGACTATGCCGGTGAACAGGCGGCCAACTACCTGAATGTTGCTGAGGTCAGCACCGATCACCCGGAAATATTCGCCCTTCGCGCGGTGGACAAGCGCTACACCACCAACTTCCGCTATGGCCAGCTCAACTCACCGTTCGAGTACGAGAAGGTGCGGTATGTGTATACCCAGGCGCGCAAGTTGCAGATAGCGGAATGA
- a CDS encoding serine/threonine protein kinase, with protein sequence MLRLWRLAALLGGLLMAVAASARDIDAASYGYPLTNPFEATIATTPPDQRPTLPSDDDITQSDYSLNLRPEREFTLPDNFWSVKKLKYRLARQDREAPLIFIIAGTGAPYTSSINEYLKKLFYQAGFHVVQLSSPTSWDFMSAASRFATPGVSKEDAEDMYRVMQAVRAQHPRLPVKDFYLTGYSLGALDAAFVSHLDETRRSFNFKRVLLLNPPVNLYTSINNLDKLVQTQVKGINRSTTFYELMLKKLTRYFQEKGYIDLNDALLYDFQQSRQHLSNEQMAMLIGTSFRFSAADIAFTSDLINRRGLIIPPKFPITEGSSLTPFFKRALQCDFDCYLTEQVIPMWRARTDGGSILQLIDQTSLYALEDYLRNNSKIAVMHNADDVILGPGDIGFLRKVFGDRLTLYPHGGHCGNLNYRVNSDAMLEFFRG encoded by the coding sequence ATGCTTCGACTTTGGCGCCTAGCCGCCCTACTTGGCGGCCTGCTGATGGCTGTGGCCGCATCGGCGCGGGACATTGACGCCGCGAGCTACGGCTATCCCTTGACCAACCCGTTCGAGGCGACCATCGCCACCACGCCGCCCGACCAGCGCCCGACGCTGCCCAGCGACGATGACATCACTCAGTCCGATTACAGCCTGAACCTGCGCCCCGAGCGTGAATTCACGCTGCCCGACAATTTCTGGTCGGTGAAAAAACTCAAATACCGCCTCGCCCGCCAGGACCGCGAGGCACCGCTGATTTTCATCATCGCCGGTACCGGAGCCCCCTACACCAGCAGCATCAACGAATACCTGAAGAAACTGTTCTACCAGGCCGGTTTCCATGTGGTGCAGCTGTCCTCACCTACCAGCTGGGACTTCATGAGCGCCGCCTCGCGCTTCGCCACCCCCGGGGTCAGCAAGGAAGACGCCGAGGACATGTACCGGGTGATGCAGGCGGTGCGCGCGCAACACCCGCGCCTGCCAGTGAAGGACTTCTACCTGACCGGCTACAGCCTGGGTGCGCTGGACGCAGCGTTCGTCAGCCACCTCGACGAAACCCGTCGCAGCTTCAACTTCAAGCGCGTGCTGCTGCTCAACCCACCGGTCAACCTGTACACCTCCATCAACAACCTGGACAAGCTGGTGCAGACCCAGGTCAAAGGCATCAACCGCAGCACCACCTTCTACGAGCTGATGCTGAAAAAGCTCACCCGCTACTTCCAGGAGAAGGGCTACATCGACCTCAACGACGCGTTGCTGTACGACTTCCAGCAATCGCGCCAGCACCTGTCCAACGAACAGATGGCCATGCTGATCGGCACCTCGTTCCGCTTTTCGGCGGCCGACATCGCCTTCACCTCCGACCTGATCAACCGCCGCGGCCTGATCATTCCGCCGAAGTTCCCGATCACCGAGGGCAGCAGCCTGACGCCATTCTTCAAGCGTGCCCTGCAGTGCGACTTCGATTGCTACCTGACCGAACAGGTCATCCCCATGTGGCGGGCACGCACCGACGGCGGCAGCATCTTGCAGCTAATCGACCAGACCAGCCTCTATGCCCTGGAGGACTACCTGCGCAACAACTCGAAGATTGCGGTGATGCACAATGCTGACGACGTCATCCTCGGCCCAGGCGATATCGGTTTCCTGCGCAAGGTGTTCGGCGATCGCCTGACCCTTTACCCCCATGGCGGCCACTGCGGCAACCTCAATTACCGCGTCAACAGCGACGCCATGCTGGAGTTTTTCCGTGGTTAA
- a CDS encoding beta (1-6) glucans synthase — translation MDRLMPTAARWMLPLYLLACLLALIGLGALWYGLGKPVHLADAASPTHKLQCASYTPFDKDQSPFDQPFRLRPARMDADLALLAERFQCIRTYSMTGLEAIPALARKHGLKVMLGAWVNANPVDTEKEVDLLIAAANANPDVVSAVIVGNEALLRKEVTGERLAGLIAKVKRQVKVPVTYADVWEFWLQHPQVAPEVDFLTIHLLPYWEDDPRGIDDALAHVAQVRQVFGERFAPKNILIGETGWPSEGRQRETAEPSRVNEARFIRGFVALAETNGWDYNLIEAFDQPWKRASEGAVGGYWGLYDADRQDKGVLEGPVSNLPYWPQWLLACAVLMVTLLLLAGRPATPAAALLLPLLAAFGAGCLGLWGELMRTHARFAGEWAWAGLLAGLNLLVVMHGVLALAHGEGWRARLFAWLQARAGWLLLAAGFAAAVSMLAMVFDPRYRSFPTAALALPALVYLLRPVPAARAEAALLAFIVGAGVAPQLFREGLENQQAWGWAVVSVLMVGALWRSLRVRSG, via the coding sequence ATGGACCGCCTGATGCCCACTGCCGCCCGCTGGATGCTGCCCTTGTACCTGCTTGCCTGCCTGCTCGCCCTGATCGGCCTCGGGGCGCTCTGGTACGGGCTTGGCAAGCCGGTGCACCTGGCCGACGCAGCCAGCCCCACGCACAAGCTGCAGTGCGCCTCGTACACACCGTTCGACAAGGACCAGTCCCCCTTCGACCAGCCCTTTCGCCTGCGCCCGGCACGCATGGACGCCGACCTGGCGCTGCTGGCCGAACGTTTTCAGTGCATCCGCACCTACTCCATGACCGGTCTTGAGGCGATTCCCGCACTGGCCCGCAAGCATGGCCTGAAAGTGATGCTCGGGGCCTGGGTCAATGCCAACCCGGTGGATACCGAGAAGGAAGTGGACTTGCTCATCGCGGCGGCCAACGCCAACCCGGATGTGGTCAGCGCGGTGATCGTCGGCAACGAGGCGCTGCTGCGCAAGGAAGTCACCGGCGAACGTCTGGCGGGGTTGATCGCCAAGGTCAAACGCCAGGTCAAGGTGCCGGTGACTTACGCCGATGTCTGGGAGTTCTGGCTGCAGCACCCTCAGGTGGCGCCGGAGGTGGACTTCCTGACCATCCACCTGCTGCCCTACTGGGAGGACGACCCTCGCGGTATCGATGATGCCCTGGCCCATGTCGCGCAGGTACGCCAAGTGTTTGGTGAGCGCTTCGCGCCAAAGAACATCCTGATCGGCGAAACCGGCTGGCCCAGTGAAGGCCGCCAAAGGGAAACCGCAGAGCCCAGCCGCGTCAACGAAGCGCGCTTCATCCGTGGCTTCGTCGCCTTGGCCGAGACCAACGGCTGGGATTACAACCTCATCGAAGCCTTCGACCAGCCGTGGAAGCGCGCCAGCGAGGGCGCAGTGGGCGGGTACTGGGGGCTGTATGACGCCGACCGGCAGGACAAGGGCGTACTTGAAGGGCCGGTGAGCAACCTGCCCTATTGGCCGCAGTGGTTGCTGGCTTGCGCGGTGTTGATGGTGACCCTGCTGCTACTGGCCGGGCGCCCTGCGACCCCTGCCGCAGCCTTGCTGCTGCCGCTGTTGGCGGCGTTCGGTGCGGGCTGCCTGGGGCTGTGGGGCGAACTGATGCGCACCCATGCGCGCTTTGCCGGGGAGTGGGCATGGGCCGGGTTGCTGGCAGGGCTGAATCTGCTGGTGGTGATGCATGGCGTGCTGGCGCTGGCGCACGGCGAGGGTTGGCGAGCGCGTCTGTTCGCCTGGCTGCAGGCGCGGGCGGGATGGTTGCTGCTGGCAGCAGGCTTTGCGGCGGCGGTGAGCATGCTGGCGATGGTGTTCGACCCGCGCTATCGCAGCTTCCCCACCGCTGCGCTGGCTTTGCCCGCGCTGGTGTATCTACTGCGGCCCGTGCCGGCGGCGCGGGCCGAGGCAGCCTTGCTGGCGTTCATCGTTGGCGCGGGGGTGGCGCCGCAGTTGTTCCGCGAAGGGCTGGAAAACCAGCAGGCGTGGGGCTGGGCGGTGGTCAGTGTGCTGATGGTCGGGGCTTTGTGGCGCAGCTTGAGGGTGCGCTCGGGTTGA
- a CDS encoding glycine betaine ABC transporter substrate-binding protein — MATFTKMRRFLGVGTALVLAMSAAQAMAKEVSIGYVDGWADSVATTNVAAEVIKQKLGYDVKLQAVATGIMWQGVATGKLDAMLSAWLPVTHGEYWAKNKDNVVDYGPNFKDAKIGLIVPEYVKAVSIADLKTDTTFKQKIVGIDAGSGVMLKTDQAIKDYDLTGYKLQASSGAAMTAELGRAYAKQQSIAVTGWVPHWMFAKWKLKFLEDPKGVYGAAETVNSIGSKELATKAPEVAEFLKKFNWQSKDEIGEVMLAIQEGAKPEAAAKDWVAKHPERVKEWTGK, encoded by the coding sequence ATGGCTACTTTTACAAAAATGCGTCGTTTCCTGGGTGTGGGCACCGCCCTGGTATTGGCCATGAGCGCTGCACAGGCAATGGCCAAAGAAGTAAGCATAGGTTACGTGGACGGTTGGGCCGATAGCGTGGCCACCACCAACGTGGCCGCAGAAGTGATCAAGCAAAAACTCGGCTATGACGTGAAGCTGCAGGCCGTGGCCACGGGCATCATGTGGCAGGGCGTGGCCACCGGCAAGCTCGACGCCATGCTGTCGGCCTGGCTGCCAGTGACCCACGGCGAATACTGGGCCAAGAACAAGGACAACGTGGTCGACTACGGCCCGAACTTCAAGGACGCCAAGATCGGCCTGATCGTCCCCGAGTACGTCAAGGCGGTCAGCATTGCCGACCTGAAAACCGACACCACCTTCAAGCAGAAGATCGTCGGCATCGACGCCGGCTCCGGTGTGATGCTCAAGACCGACCAGGCCATCAAGGACTACGACCTGACCGGCTACAAGCTGCAGGCGAGCTCCGGTGCGGCGATGACCGCGGAACTGGGCCGTGCCTACGCCAAGCAGCAGTCCATTGCCGTGACCGGCTGGGTGCCGCACTGGATGTTCGCCAAGTGGAAGCTGAAGTTCCTTGAAGACCCTAAAGGCGTGTACGGCGCTGCAGAAACCGTGAACAGCATCGGCAGCAAGGAACTTGCAACCAAGGCGCCGGAAGTGGCGGAGTTCCTGAAGAAGTTCAACTGGCAGTCCAAGGACGAGATTGGCGAGGTGATGCTGGCGATTCAGGAAGGCGCCAAGCCTGAAGCGGCGGCGAAGGATTGGGTGGCCAAGCACCCGGAGCGGGTCAAGGAGTGGACTGGCAAGTAA
- a CDS encoding DUF485 domain-containing protein produces the protein MNDSIYLSIQNSPRFKELVTKRERFAWVLSAIMLGLYCAFILLIAYGPQILGAKLSPESSITWGIPLGVGLIVSAFVLTAIYVRRANGEFDELNKAILKEAQQ, from the coding sequence ATGAACGACAGCATTTACCTCTCGATACAAAACAGCCCCCGCTTCAAGGAGCTGGTCACCAAACGCGAACGGTTCGCCTGGGTTCTCTCGGCGATCATGCTCGGCCTCTACTGCGCATTCATCCTTCTGATCGCCTACGGTCCTCAGATTCTGGGCGCCAAGCTCAGCCCTGAGTCGTCGATCACCTGGGGCATTCCCCTGGGCGTCGGCCTGATCGTCTCGGCATTTGTCCTCACCGCCATCTACGTTCGCCGCGCCAACGGTGAGTTCGATGAGCTGAACAAGGCCATCCTGAAGGAGGCGCAACAATGA
- a CDS encoding cation acetate symporter, with product MIRHAKALAVLACGAFAPAVWAADALTGEVQKQPLNVSAIAMFVAFVAFTLGITYWASKRNKSAADYYAAGGKITGFQNGLAIAGDYMSAASFLGISALVFTSGYDGLIYSIGFLVGWPIILFLIAERLRNLGKYTFADVASYRLGQKEIRTLSASGSLVVVAFYLIAQMVGAGKLIELLFGLDYHVAVILVGILMCLYVLFGGMLATTWVQIIKAVLLLSGASFMALMVMKHVGFDFNTLFSEAIKVHSKGEAIMSPGGLVKDPISAFSLGLALMFGTAGLPHILMRFFTVSDAKEARKSVLYATGFIGYFYILTFIIGFGAILLVSTNPEFKDAAGALLGGNNMAAVHLADAVGGSIFLGFISAVAFATILAVVAGLTLAGASAVSHDLYASVWRKGKANDKDEIRVSKITTVALGVLAIGLGILFEKQNIAFMVGLAFSIAASCNFPVLLLSMYWKKLTTRGAMIGGWLGLVSAVTLMILGPTIWVQILGHEKPIYPYEYPALFSMAIAFVGIWFFSVTDKSKAAEDERALFFPQFVRSQTGLGASGAVSH from the coding sequence ATGATCCGCCACGCCAAAGCCTTGGCCGTACTGGCCTGCGGCGCTTTCGCACCCGCCGTGTGGGCCGCCGATGCCCTGACCGGCGAGGTGCAGAAACAGCCATTGAACGTCTCGGCGATCGCCATGTTCGTGGCCTTCGTCGCTTTCACCCTGGGCATTACCTACTGGGCTTCGAAACGCAACAAGTCGGCGGCCGACTACTACGCCGCTGGCGGCAAGATCACAGGTTTCCAGAACGGCCTGGCGATTGCCGGTGACTACATGTCGGCGGCCTCGTTCCTGGGTATTTCCGCGCTGGTGTTCACCTCTGGCTACGATGGCCTGATCTACTCGATCGGCTTCCTCGTCGGCTGGCCGATCATTCTGTTCCTGATCGCCGAGCGCCTGCGCAACCTGGGCAAGTACACCTTTGCCGACGTGGCCTCGTACCGCCTCGGGCAGAAAGAGATCCGCACCCTGTCGGCATCCGGTTCGCTGGTGGTGGTGGCGTTCTACCTGATCGCGCAGATGGTCGGCGCCGGCAAGCTGATCGAGCTGCTGTTCGGCCTGGACTACCACGTCGCGGTCATCCTGGTGGGTATCCTGATGTGCCTGTACGTGCTGTTCGGCGGCATGCTGGCCACCACCTGGGTACAGATCATCAAGGCCGTACTGCTGCTGTCGGGTGCCAGCTTCATGGCGCTGATGGTGATGAAGCACGTGGGCTTCGACTTCAACACCCTGTTCTCCGAAGCGATCAAGGTGCACAGCAAGGGCGAGGCGATCATGAGCCCGGGCGGCCTGGTCAAGGACCCGATCTCGGCGTTCTCCCTCGGCTTGGCACTGATGTTCGGTACTGCTGGCCTGCCACACATCCTGATGCGCTTCTTCACCGTCAGCGACGCCAAGGAAGCCCGCAAGAGCGTGCTGTATGCCACGGGCTTCATCGGTTACTTCTACATCCTGACCTTCATCATCGGCTTCGGCGCGATCCTGCTGGTCAGCACCAACCCTGAGTTCAAGGACGCCGCTGGCGCGCTGTTGGGCGGTAACAACATGGCGGCGGTGCATTTGGCCGATGCCGTAGGCGGCAGCATCTTCCTCGGCTTCATCTCGGCCGTGGCCTTCGCCACCATCCTGGCGGTGGTTGCCGGCCTGACCCTGGCTGGTGCCTCGGCGGTGTCCCACGACCTGTACGCCAGCGTCTGGCGCAAGGGCAAGGCCAACGACAAGGACGAGATCCGCGTGTCGAAGATCACCACCGTCGCCCTGGGCGTGCTGGCGATCGGCTTGGGGATTCTGTTCGAGAAGCAGAACATCGCCTTCATGGTCGGCCTGGCCTTCTCGATTGCCGCGAGCTGCAACTTCCCGGTGCTGCTGCTTTCGATGTACTGGAAGAAACTGACCACCCGTGGCGCCATGATCGGCGGCTGGCTGGGCCTGGTAAGTGCAGTGACGTTGATGATCCTTGGGCCCACCATCTGGGTGCAGATCCTCGGCCACGAGAAACCGATCTACCCGTACGAGTACCCGGCACTGTTCTCGATGGCGATTGCCTTCGTCGGTATCTGGTTCTTCTCGGTCACCGACAAATCCAAGGCAGCTGAAGACGAGCGCGCACTGTTCTTCCCGCAGTTCGTTCGTTCGCAGACCGGCCTGGGGGCTTCCGGCGCGGTTTCCCACTAA
- a CDS encoding DUF3309 family protein yields MTTILIIILILLLIGGLPVFPHSRSWGYGPSGIIGVVLVILLVLLLLGMI; encoded by the coding sequence ATGACCACGATCCTCATCATCATCCTGATCTTGCTCTTGATTGGTGGCTTACCGGTCTTTCCACACTCGCGCAGTTGGGGCTATGGCCCATCCGGCATCATCGGCGTGGTGCTGGTGATACTGCTGGTGCTGTTGTTGCTCGGCATGATCTAG
- a CDS encoding SDR family oxidoreductase — protein sequence MQNRIMITGAGSGLGREIALRWAREGWRLALADVNEAGLRETLELARAAGGDGFVQRCDVRDYSQLTALAQACDEKFGGIDIIVNNAGVASGGFFAELSLEDWDWQIAVNLMGVVKGCKAFLPLLERSRGRIINIASMAALMQGPGMSNYNVAKAGVLALSESLLVELRQLEVAVHVVCPSFFQTNLLDSFRGPNPAMKAQVGKLLEGSPINAAEIAEHIHRQVGAGEFLILPHEAGRQAWQLKRQAPERLYDEMAEMAVKMRAKAQSR from the coding sequence ATGCAAAACCGCATCATGATCACCGGCGCCGGTTCCGGCCTCGGTCGCGAGATCGCCCTGCGCTGGGCGCGCGAGGGCTGGCGCCTGGCGTTGGCCGATGTCAACGAGGCCGGCCTGCGCGAAACCCTCGAACTGGCGCGCGCTGCTGGCGGTGACGGCTTCGTGCAGCGCTGCGACGTGCGCGACTACAGCCAGCTCACCGCCTTGGCCCAAGCCTGTGACGAGAAGTTCGGCGGCATCGACATCATCGTCAACAATGCCGGTGTCGCCTCGGGCGGCTTCTTCGCCGAGCTGTCGCTGGAGGACTGGGACTGGCAGATCGCAGTCAACCTGATGGGCGTGGTCAAGGGGTGCAAGGCCTTCCTGCCGCTACTTGAGCGCAGCCGAGGGCGAATCATCAACATCGCTTCCATGGCCGCGTTGATGCAGGGGCCGGGCATGAGCAACTACAACGTGGCCAAGGCCGGCGTGTTGGCGCTGTCGGAGAGTCTGCTGGTGGAGTTGCGCCAGTTGGAGGTGGCGGTTCATGTGGTATGCCCGTCGTTCTTCCAGACCAATCTGCTGGACTCGTTCCGTGGCCCCAACCCAGCCATGAAGGCCCAGGTGGGCAAGCTGCTGGAAGGCTCGCCGATCAACGCTGCCGAAATTGCCGAACATATTCATCGGCAAGTTGGTGCCGGGGAGTTCCTGATCCTGCCTCACGAGGCGGGACGCCAGGCCTGGCAGC